One segment of Pandoraea pnomenusa DNA contains the following:
- a CDS encoding APC family permease yields the protein MDNNQSLMRNIGPFALMLTGLGSIIGSGWLFGAWKAAKIAGPAALLAWIIGAVVILAIALTYAELGAMFPESGGMVRYSRYSHGSLVGFIAAWANWIAIVSVIPIEAEASIQYMSTWPYEWAHNLFVDGTLTASGLTLSALLVVVYFLLNYWGVKLFARANTAITLFKFAIPALTIAGLIIAGFHPGNFNLAEHGGFAPNGMSAVLTAVATSGIVFAFNGFQSPVNLAGEARDPGRSIPFAVVGSILLATVIYLLLQVAYIGALSPEQLAGGWHMVSFSSPFAELAIALGLNWLAIVLYFDAFLSPSGTGTTYMATTSRMIYAMERNRTLPEIFGRVHPLYGVPRPAMWFNLAISFIFMFFFRGWDSLAAVISVATVISYLTGPISVMALRRSAPEMERPLRLPGLSLIAPFAFVCASLILYWARWPLTGQIIVLVVVALPVYFYYQAKDKWQGFGRDLKASWWLIGYLPVMALCSYIGSKEFGGLGLLPYGWDMAVVALLSLAFYHWGVKAGWRTPYLSEERERDVAGMEGMPALSH from the coding sequence ATGGATAACAATCAATCTCTCATGCGCAACATTGGGCCGTTCGCCCTGATGTTGACCGGTCTCGGCTCGATCATCGGCTCAGGCTGGCTGTTCGGCGCCTGGAAAGCCGCCAAGATCGCAGGCCCCGCCGCACTGCTGGCCTGGATCATCGGCGCCGTGGTCATTCTGGCCATTGCCCTGACCTACGCCGAGCTCGGCGCCATGTTCCCCGAGTCGGGCGGCATGGTGCGCTACTCCCGCTACTCGCACGGCAGCCTGGTCGGCTTCATCGCCGCCTGGGCCAACTGGATCGCCATCGTCTCGGTGATCCCCATCGAAGCCGAAGCCTCGATTCAGTACATGAGCACGTGGCCGTACGAATGGGCACACAACCTGTTCGTGGACGGCACGCTCACCGCGAGCGGTCTCACGCTCTCGGCACTGCTCGTCGTTGTGTACTTCCTGCTGAACTACTGGGGCGTGAAGCTGTTCGCACGCGCCAACACGGCCATCACGCTGTTCAAGTTCGCGATCCCGGCGCTGACGATCGCGGGCCTGATCATCGCGGGCTTCCACCCGGGCAACTTCAATCTCGCCGAGCATGGCGGCTTCGCGCCCAACGGCATGTCGGCCGTGCTCACGGCCGTGGCCACGTCGGGCATCGTGTTCGCCTTCAACGGTTTTCAGAGCCCGGTGAACCTCGCGGGCGAGGCGCGTGATCCGGGACGCAGCATTCCGTTTGCGGTGGTCGGCTCGATACTGCTTGCCACGGTCATTTACCTGCTGCTTCAAGTCGCGTACATCGGCGCGCTCTCGCCCGAGCAGCTCGCCGGCGGATGGCACATGGTGAGCTTCAGCTCGCCGTTTGCCGAACTGGCGATCGCACTCGGCCTGAACTGGCTCGCCATCGTGCTGTACTTCGACGCCTTCCTGAGCCCGAGCGGCACGGGCACAACGTACATGGCCACCACGAGCCGCATGATTTACGCCATGGAACGCAACCGCACCCTGCCCGAGATTTTCGGCCGCGTGCATCCGCTGTACGGCGTGCCGCGCCCGGCGATGTGGTTCAACCTCGCGATCTCGTTCATCTTCATGTTCTTCTTCCGCGGCTGGGACTCGCTTGCCGCGGTGATTTCGGTCGCGACGGTGATCTCGTACCTGACCGGCCCAATCAGCGTGATGGCGCTGCGCCGCTCGGCACCGGAAATGGAACGGCCGCTGCGTTTGCCCGGCCTGTCGCTCATCGCGCCGTTCGCGTTCGTGTGCGCTTCGCTGATCCTGTACTGGGCACGCTGGCCGCTGACCGGCCAGATCATCGTGCTGGTCGTCGTGGCGCTGCCCGTCTACTTCTACTACCAGGCGAAGGACAAATGGCAAGGGTTCGGTCGTGACCTCAAGGCGTCGTGGTGGCTGATCGGTTACCTCCCCGTCATGGCGTTGTGCTCGTACATCGGCAGCAAGGAATTCGGCGGTCTCGGCCTGTTGCCGTACGGCTGGGACATGGCGGTGGTCGCCCTCCTGTCCCTCGCGTTCTATCACTGGGGCGTGAAAGCAGGCTGGCGCACGCCGTACCTGTCGGAAGAGCGCGAGCGGGACGTTGCCGGCATGGAAGGCATGCCCGCGCTTTCGCACTGA